Proteins from a genomic interval of Sulfurimonas sp. HSL3-2:
- the nifT gene encoding putative nitrogen fixation protein NifT, with amino-acid sequence MAKVMLRENDEGKVLFYVAKKDMEEIIETLEFDTDEKWGGEVNLTNGDVWFIEPEAKKLPNEVNAKIISRGDD; translated from the coding sequence ATGGCAAAAGTTATGTTGAGAGAAAACGATGAGGGAAAAGTTCTTTTCTACGTTGCAAAGAAAGATATGGAAGAGATCATAGAGACTTTAGAGTTTGACACTGATGAAAAATGGGGCGGCGAAGTAAACCTTACTAACGGTGACGTATGGTTCATCGAGCCTGAAGCAAAAAAACTTCCTAACGAAGTAAATGCGAAAATCATCAGCCGTGGTGACGACTAA
- a CDS encoding FAD-dependent oxidoreductase, translating to MLYDVIVVGSGISGLFAALYAKRAGCSVVVITKSNPFRSNSAVASGGINAVINLNEQDSIYKHIKDTVNGSDGLANEININDMCKEAPNIISELSEMGVKFDSDESGNIKQRPFGGASANRTCYIADRTGSAIVQNLLMQCRKEGVEILSNHQLLSITKFDGKLSGITLLHRADSHVTAFACKSLVLAGGGFAGIYRGHSTNPQESSGDVIAAALQAGMKLSNLEFVQFHPTTLKNGALISEAARGEGAYIVDEAGKRFTDELQTRDKLSRAILEHIQEGHKVYLDFRHLSAETIETKLPSTQKMALNSAGIDIKTELLEIAPSAHYTIGGIWTRGDTSTDVPGVYACGECAATGVHGANRLGGNSLLEGAYFGRIAGIEAARRAKRQDFLPIDFSQVNKEYRRVNLILEGESHFNINAMRKNLGESLFKNVGVYRNEGSLIDAFEYVHYLMKHQYGLHCVNKERHNNVELSSILEFRNALYIAEAMILSAMKREESRGVHYRTDFPDRDDKHYGVSSYIRNLGDGFLKISFENDMISNIFYKIKSYFKKLKG from the coding sequence AACTTAAATGAACAAGACTCCATCTACAAGCATATAAAAGATACTGTAAACGGATCTGACGGTCTTGCAAACGAGATCAATATCAATGATATGTGTAAAGAAGCACCAAACATCATCTCAGAACTCTCAGAGATGGGTGTAAAGTTCGATTCTGATGAATCGGGCAATATAAAACAGCGTCCTTTCGGCGGAGCAAGTGCGAACAGGACATGTTACATCGCTGACAGAACAGGAAGCGCGATAGTCCAAAACCTGCTTATGCAGTGCCGTAAAGAGGGCGTAGAGATACTCAGCAATCATCAGCTTTTAAGTATCACGAAGTTTGACGGCAAGCTTTCAGGCATTACGCTTTTGCACCGTGCAGATTCGCATGTAACGGCGTTTGCATGTAAATCACTGGTACTTGCCGGCGGAGGATTTGCAGGGATATACAGAGGACACTCTACAAATCCTCAAGAGAGTTCAGGCGATGTCATAGCTGCGGCTTTACAGGCGGGAATGAAACTTTCAAATCTGGAGTTCGTACAGTTTCATCCGACGACTCTGAAAAACGGTGCACTGATAAGCGAAGCGGCCCGCGGCGAGGGTGCGTATATCGTAGATGAGGCCGGAAAGCGCTTTACAGATGAACTACAGACCAGAGATAAGCTTTCACGCGCAATTTTGGAGCATATACAGGAGGGACATAAAGTCTATCTTGACTTTAGACATCTCTCCGCTGAGACGATCGAGACAAAACTGCCGTCAACTCAGAAGATGGCGCTTAACAGTGCAGGTATAGACATCAAGACCGAGCTTTTAGAGATAGCACCATCGGCTCACTATACTATAGGCGGCATCTGGACAAGAGGAGATACATCGACTGACGTCCCGGGTGTCTATGCATGTGGTGAATGTGCAGCGACAGGAGTTCATGGAGCGAACAGACTTGGCGGAAACTCTTTACTTGAAGGTGCATATTTTGGTCGTATAGCCGGGATAGAAGCAGCACGCAGAGCAAAAAGACAGGATTTCCTGCCTATAGACTTTTCTCAGGTCAACAAAGAGTATAGACGTGTAAACCTGATACTTGAGGGTGAGAGCCATTTCAACATCAATGCGATGAGAAAAAATCTGGGAGAATCACTGTTTAAAAATGTAGGCGTCTACCGTAATGAAGGATCACTGATAGATGCTTTTGAGTATGTCCACTATCTTATGAAACATCAGTACGGTCTGCATTGTGTCAACAAAGAGAGACACAATAATGTAGAACTTTCTTCGATCTTAGAGTTTAGAAACGCACTTTATATTGCAGAGGCGATGATACTTTCTGCAATGAAAAGAGAGGAGAGTAGAGGTGTCCACTATCGTACCGATTTTCCGGATCGGGATGATAAGCATTATGGTGTATCTTCATACATTAGGAATTTAGGAGATGGATTTTTAAAGATCTCCTTTGAAAACGATATGATAAGTAACATTTTTTACAAGATCAAAAGTTACTTTAAAAAACTAAAAGGATAA